The following proteins come from a genomic window of Paenibacillus sp. CAA11:
- a CDS encoding serine hydrolase domain-containing protein, with translation MSRFEKVDQLLRRFAAPGQGPAGCACAIGQDGQLLYEGYHGYADLEAGRPITEDTVFRLFSMTKVIVCTAALMLYERGEFLLNEPLYEYFPEFRHSKVVKLTPNGYSYVEEAKQPILIKHLFNMSAGLPYPSDHLGTASAMRDVISGLREKHGKYDLRTEIKALAEVALAFEPGTRWLYGYGHDLVAGLIEVISGKSVGQFLKEEIFEPLGMRDTAYRYQGDIESRMAAFYERTEEGKLVKVDPSLDEHHQPDAIYEAGGTGLYSTVRDYLAFSQMLACGGKAQGVQILGRKTIDLMRTNHLDETQLSDFRNSYHAGYGYGLGVRTMMDPALGHSNTSIREFGWTGFAGTWVSIDPSERFSVVYMHQMIPNMEEYHHLRVRAAAYGCL, from the coding sequence ATGTCTCGGTTTGAAAAGGTAGATCAATTGCTTCGGCGGTTTGCAGCTCCAGGGCAAGGGCCTGCTGGCTGCGCCTGCGCCATCGGGCAAGACGGACAATTGCTGTATGAAGGCTATCATGGTTATGCTGATCTGGAAGCGGGGAGACCGATTACAGAAGATACAGTGTTCCGTTTATTCTCAATGACGAAGGTGATTGTTTGTACCGCTGCCTTGATGCTGTATGAACGAGGCGAGTTTTTGCTAAATGAACCGCTCTATGAGTATTTTCCAGAGTTCCGTCATTCTAAGGTCGTCAAGCTGACCCCTAATGGCTACAGCTATGTGGAGGAGGCAAAGCAGCCGATCCTGATTAAACATCTATTTAATATGAGTGCTGGGCTTCCCTATCCTTCGGATCATTTGGGGACAGCCTCGGCCATGCGTGATGTGATCTCCGGCTTGAGAGAAAAGCACGGCAAATACGATCTGCGCACCGAAATCAAGGCGTTAGCGGAGGTTGCTCTCGCCTTTGAACCCGGCACAAGGTGGCTCTATGGATATGGACATGATCTTGTAGCCGGCTTGATTGAGGTGATCTCCGGGAAGTCGGTGGGGCAATTTTTGAAGGAAGAGATCTTCGAACCGCTAGGAATGCGCGATACCGCCTACCGTTATCAGGGGGACATCGAATCCCGTATGGCTGCCTTTTACGAGCGGACGGAAGAGGGGAAGCTTGTGAAGGTGGATCCGTCTCTGGATGAACATCATCAGCCTGATGCCATTTATGAAGCCGGCGGGACGGGTTTGTACTCTACCGTAAGAGATTATCTGGCCTTCTCGCAAATGTTGGCCTGCGGAGGTAAGGCTCAGGGAGTTCAAATCCTGGGACGTAAAACCATTGACCTCATGCGCACCAATCACTTAGATGAAACACAGCTATCGGACTTCAGAAATTCCTATCATGCTGGATACGGATACGGGCTTGGCGTTCGGACGATGATGGACCCGGCTTTAGGGCACAGCAACACCTCTATCCGTGAGTTTGGCTGGACCGGGTTTGCCGGCACATGGGTTTCCATCGATCCAAGCGAGCGGTTCTCGGTGGTGTATATGCATCAGATGATTCCCAATATGGAGGAGTACCATCATCTTCGGGTTCGTGCGGCGGCTTACGGGTGTTTATAG